In Musa acuminata AAA Group cultivar baxijiao chromosome BXJ3-11, Cavendish_Baxijiao_AAA, whole genome shotgun sequence, one DNA window encodes the following:
- the LOC103971447 gene encoding translationally-controlled tumor protein homolog, producing the protein MLVYQDLLTGDELLSGSFPFKEIKNRLITWVVKGAIDVDIGANPSDEGGEEDESVDDSVVKVIDIVDTFRLQGQTSFNKKQFVTYMKHYIKLLMPKLEAEKQELFKKHIEQATKILLSMLSDLQFFVGESLHDNGSMVFAYYKEGATDPTFLYLAVGLKEVKC; encoded by the exons ATGTTGGTATACCAGGATTTGCTCACAG GTGATGAGCTTCTTTCAGGCTCGTTTCCgttcaaagaaattaaaaatagACTAATTACC TGGGTGGTTAAAGGAGCTATAGATGTAGACATTGGTGCTAACCCTTCGGATGAAGGTGGGGAAGAAGATGAAAGTGTCGATGATTCTGTAGTGAAGGTCATCGATATTGTCGACACATTCAGGCTTCAG GGACAAACTTCTTTCAACAAGAAGCAGTTTGTGACATATATGAAGCACTATATCAAGCTATTGATGCCTAAATTGGAAGCAGAGAAGCAAGAGTTATTTAAGAAGCACATCGAACAAGCTACCAAAATTTTGCTTTCCATGCTCAGTGACCTACAATT TTTTGTAGGTGAAAGTCTGCACGACAACGGCAGCATGGTCTTTGCTTACTACAAGGAGGGTGCAACCGATCCAACATTTCTGTACCTTGCCGTCGGtctaaaggaggtcaagtgctaA
- the LOC103971448 gene encoding kinesin-like protein KIN-13A: protein MGGQVQQSHAGSSAGLYDHAAGGDAGDAVMARWLQSAGLQHLASPMASSDQRFLPGLMQGYAPQTAEEKHKLLRLLRNMNFSGESVSESYTPTTLSMGQQDGSYSPEIRGEFGAGLLDLHAMDDSELLSEHVFSEQFEPSPFLLTKGVENNESDTTSAWQQEPPDINTREGDSKREISTKESNVAKIKVVVRKRPLNKKEISRKEDDIVTVHDNAYLTVHEPKLKVDLTAYVEKHEFCFDAVLDEHVTNDEVYRVTVEPIIPTIFQRTKATCFAYGQTGSGKTYTMQPLPLRAVEDMVRMLHQPFYHNQRYKLWLSYFEIYGGKLFDLLCDRRKLLMREDGRQQVCIVGLQEFEVSDVQVVKEFIEKGNAARSTGSTGANEESSRSHAILQLAIKQHKEVSDTKRLKEGSGKGGKIVGKISFIDLAGSERGADTTDNDRQTRIEGAEINKSLLALKECIRALDNDQIHIPFRGSKLTEVLRDSFVGNSRTVMISCISPNAGSCEHTLNTLRYADRVKSLSKSGNSKKDQVAASLVSSGKESASLLPFSVEPEDLVQIQDSKAVELPRKNSERISYNSTLDLDRNSYGTRNGKEIPPASVSIEMEKVDLKTSHESVRYKLYSVQNSFDFQEEEKVTKVSPPRRKAFREEKSEKRSNWSKRDGGPQLTATGHNPQQMYDTASDNASRKYDQESSCNDEEIEAILEEEEALIAAHRREIENTIEIVREEMDLLAEVDKPGSFIDDYVAKLGFVLSRKAAGLVSLQARLARFQQRLKEQEILSRKKGLGLR from the exons ATGGGTGGCCAGGTGCAGCAGAGCCACGCCGGCTCCTCGGCGGGCCTGTACGACCACGCCGCCGGCGGAGATGCCGGGGATGCGGTCATGGCGCGGTGGCTCCAGTCCGCCGGGCTCCAGCACCTGGCCTCGCCGATGGCATCCTCTGATCAACGCTTCCTTCCCGGTCTAATGCAG GGCTACGCACCACAAACAGCTGAGGAGAAGCATAAACTCTTGAGGCTTTTAAGGAATATGAATTTTAGTGGGGAATCAGTCTCTGAGTCCTATACTCCAACGACACTAAGTATGGGTCAACAAGATGGCTCTTATTCACCTGAGATTAGAGGGGAATTTGGGGCTGGCCTTTTGGATCTACATGCTATGGATGACAGTGAGCTTCTTTCTGAG CATGTTTTCTCAGAGCAATTTGAGCCATCACCATTCTTGCTTACCAAAGGAGTTGAGAACAATGAAAGTGACACAACATCTGCCTGGCAACAAGAGCCACCTGATATCAATACCAGAGAAGGAGACAGTAAAAGAGAGATCAGCACAAAAGAGAGTAATGTTGCCAAGATTAAAGTTGTG GTACGCAAAAGACCTTTGAACAAAAAGGAGATATCTAGAAAGGAGGATGATATTGTAACTGTTCATGATAATGCCTATTTAACAGTCCATGAGCCAAAGCTAAAG GTGGACTTGACTGCATATGTGGAAAAGCATGAGTTTTGTTTTGATGCTGTCCTGGATGAGCATGTTACAAATGATGAG GTATATCGTGTGACAGTAGAGCCAATAATACCAACCATCTTTCAGCGGACTAAAGCAACATGCTTTGCATATGGTCAAACAG GTAGTGGCAAGACCTATACAATGCAACCTTTACCTCTCAGAGCTGTTGAAGACATGGTTCGCATGTTGCACCAACCGTTTTACCACAATCAAAGATACAAGTTGTGGCTTAGCTATTTTGAAATCTATGGTGGGAAGCTGTTTGATCTTCTGTGTGATAGGAG GAAACTTTTAATGAGAGAAGATGGAAGACAGCAAGTTTGCATTGTGGGATTGCAGGAGTTTGAGGTCTCCGATGTTCAGGTTGTTAAGGAGTTTATTGAAAAAGGTAATGCTGCACGGAGTACTGGTTCTACAGGAGCGAATGAAGAATCATCACGATCACATGCTATTTTGCAATTGGCCATTAAGCAGCACAAAGAAGTAAGTGACACCAAAAGGCTGAAAGAAGGTAGTGGAAAAGGTGGTAAGATCGTTGGGAAGATCTCTTTCATTGATCTTGCTGGAAGCGAGCGTGGTGCTGATACGACGGATAATGATCGTCAAACACG AATTGAGGGTGCAGAAATAAACAAGAGCCTTTTGGCTTTAAAGGAATGTATCCGTGCCCTTGACAATGATCAAATTCATATCCCGTTCAGAGGGAGTAAGCTGACTGAGGTGCTCCGCGACTCTTTTGTTGGCAACTCAAGGACAGTTATGATTTCATGCATTTCCCCAAATGCAGGCTCTTGTGAACACACACTTAATACCTTGAGATATGCTGACAG GGTTAAAAGTCTTTCCAAGAGTGGGAACTCCAAGAAAGATCAGGTGGCTGCATCGTTAGTTTCTTCAGGCAAGGAATCAGCATCATTGTTGCCTTTCTCTGTTGAACCTGAGGATCTTGTGCAAATTCAAGATTCTAAAGCAGTGGAATTGCCTAGGAAAAATAGTGAAAGGATTTCATATAATTCTACATTGGATCTTGATAGAAACTCATATGGAACTCGAAATGGAAAAGAAATCCCACCAGCATCAGTTTCAATAGAGATGGAAAAAGTTGACTTAAAGACCAGTCATGAGAGTGTCAGATACAAACTGTATTCAGTTCAGAACTCATTTGAttttcaagaagaagagaaggtgaCAAAGGTCTCCCCACCTCGCAGAAAAGCTTTTAGGGAAGAAAAATCTGAAAAACGGAGCAACTGGTCAAAAAGAGATGGTGGACCCCAATTAACTGCCACTGGTCATAATCCTCAACAAATGTATGATACAGCTTCCGACAATGCATCAAGAAAATATGATCAAGAATCTTCATGTAATGATGAAGAAATTGAAGCAATACTTGAG GAAGAAGAGGCTCTAATAGCAGCTCACAGAAGAGAAATTGAGAATACAATTGAGATAGTGCGTGAA GAGATGGATTTGCTGGCAGAGGTTGACAAACCAGGCAGTTTCATCGACGATTATGTGGCAAAGCTAGGGTTTGTCCTGTCACGCAAAGCTGCGGGTCTGGTTAGTCTACAGGCACGTCTAGCAAGGTTCCAACAGCGTCTGAAAGAACAGGAGATCCTCAGCAGGAAGAAGGGGCTGGGGCTGCGGTAA